ACCCTGGCCGGCGTGTTCGTGGTGCGCAATCGCCTGGTCCGTCCGGTGCGCGCTATCCTGGACGCCATCGCGCGCATCGGCGCACGCGATTTTGCCACTCCGGTTCCGCAGTCGAAATATCCCGACGAGTTCGGCACCATGGCGGCTGCGCTCGAAAGCCTGCGCGAGAGCGCGGCAACGGCCGAGCGGCTAAGTCAGGAGCGCGAATCGCAGCAGGCGTTGCAGCTCGCGCGTTCCGGCACCGTGGATGCCGCGTGCCGCAGCTTCGACGACACGGTGCAGGCCGTCATTCAGAGCGTCGCGACCTCGGCCAAGGAACTCGATGCGACGGCGACCGGCATGCGTTCGCTGGTCTCGGAATCGAGCAGCCAGACCGCGGCGGTCTCGTCCGCCGCCGAGCAGGCCACCAACAATCTCGAAACCATCGCGGCCGCGACCGAAGAGCTCTCCGCCTCCGTCGGCGAGATCTCCGCACAGGTGCAGGCCAGCGCACAAGAGGCGCGCCAGGCGGTGGCGCAGGCCGAACAGACCAACGCGACCGTCGAGATCCTCGACCAGACCGCGAGCCGAATCGGCGAAGTCGTCAAGATGATCAACGCCATCGCCGGCCAGACCAACCTGCTGGCGCTGAACGCGACCATCGAGGCCGCGCGCGCCGGCGAGGCCGGCCGCGGCTTCGCCGTGGTCGCCGGCGAGGTCAAGAGCCTTGCCGCGCAGACCGCGACAGCGACGGAAGAGATCTCGCGCCAGGTCGAGGAGATCCAGGGCGCGACGGGTCAGGCGGTCGCCGCCATCCGCTCCATCGGCGGTGCCATCGGCGGCATCGACGAAAAGATGACGGCGATCGCCGCGGCTGTGGAAGAGCAGCGTGCGGCCACCACCGAGATCTCGCGCAACTTCCAGCAGGCCGCGCAAGGCACCCGCGAGGTCACCGACACCATCGGCAGCGTCGCCAACCTCAACCGTGAGACCGGCAATGCCGGAAACGTGCTGTTCGAGTCGGTCAGGAAGATGTCGGCCGATGCCGATCGTCTTCGCGATGCGGTCGAGGGCTTCCTCGGGGCGGTGAAGACCGCGTAAGCCAACATCCTCTCCGTTGCAGCGGCGCGCGGATCGGCATTGCCGCCGGTCTCCGCGCCGAGTACATCTGTGACGCCGCGCCGCGGGCGCGCTGTTGCAGACGTAAGAAAATGAGGGATGGAGAGTTCGATGCCGCTCACGCCACAATCCAAGGTCCAGCGCCCCTATCGCGGCGTGTTCCCGGTCGTGCCCACCATCTTCAACGATCGCGGCGAGCTGGATCTCGAGGGCCAGCGGCGCTGCGTCGATTTCATGATCGATGCCGGCTCGAACGGCCTCTGCATCCTCGCCAATTTCTCCGAGCAGTTCGTGCTCACCGATGCCGAACGGGAAACCGTGATGCATGCCGTCCTGGAGTATGTCGCAGGCCGGGTTCCGGTCATCGTCACCACCAGCCATTTCAGCTCGGCCGTATGTGCCGCGCGCAGCAAGCAGGCCGAAGCGGCGGGTGCGGCCATGGTGATGGTCATGCCGCCCTATCACGGCGCGACGTTCCGGGTCCCGGAGAAAGGTATCGTCGAATTCTTCCGCGTGCTCTCGGACGCGATCACGATTCCCATCATGATCCAGGATGCGCCGGTGGCGGGTACGCCGCTCTCGGTCGAGCTGCTCGCGCGGCTCTCACGCGAGTTCTCCAATATCCGTTATTTCAAGATCGAGGTGCCGTTCGCCGCCGCGAAGCTCAGGAGCCTGATCGAGGCAGGCGGCAGCGACATCGAGGGACCTTGGGACGGCGAGGAGGCAATCACGCTGCTCGCCGATCTCGATGCCGGCGCAACCGGTGCGATGACCGGCGGCGGCTATCCGGATGGCATCCGCCAGGTCATCGATCCCTATTTCGCGGGGAAGCGCGAAGAGGCGAAGGCCGCCTATGAGCGCTGGCTGCCGCTGATCAACTACGAAAACCGCCAATGCGGCCTGATCGCCTGCAAGGTCATGATGCAGGCCGGCGGCGTGATCAAGTCGGATGCCGTGCGACACCCGCTTCAGCCGCTGCATCCGGCGACGCGCGCGGGACTGCTGGAATTGGCCAGGGAGCGCGATGCGCTGGCGCTGCGGTGGGGAAAGTAGCGCGTCGCTGATTCCGCTGTCGTCCGCATATCTCTCCTGTCGTCCCGGACAAGCGCAGCGAAGCGGAGCGCCGATCCGGGACCCGTAACCACAGGGAGTAGTTTGGCGAAGACTGATAACCACTATCTCGCGCCGCAACTGCATCCTGTGGTTATGGGTCCGGCCTTCGCCTGGCCTTCGCCTGGACGACACTGAATATGACGCACGAGTGTTCCGTCTATCCCGTCGCCTGAAGGCGTCGAATTGGCGCGCTCCGGCCAGTTTCCCCCGCCCCGGCGATGACGTATTGTATACCGGTCAGCCAGGCCTGCGGAGCAACCTCAGACATCGCGCAACAACTCTTCATTCCCGAGCCAGGTTGGCGCGAGCCGACGAAACAGGGAGGCAGTGCCATGACGATGAGGCCGGATCCGACCTTTCACGCATCGCCCAAGCTTGCGATGGAAGCACCTGCGGAGAACTTCGCCTACACCTTGCTGCTCAGTCCGGATTTCTCAAAGCCGGATGCTCTCGCGGTCATCGACGCCAAGCCGGGATCGCCGACCTACAGCCAGATCGTCCACACCGTGACGATGCCCAACAAGGGCGATGAGTTTCATCACTTCGGCTGGAACGCCTGCTCGTCCGCTCTGTCGCCGCTCGCCGGACACGCCTTCATCGAGCGGCGCTATCTCATCATCCCCGGGCTCCGCTCGTCGCGCATCTACATCATCGATACCAAGCCCGATCCAACCAAAGCCAAGATCCACAAGATCATCGAGCCCGAGGAAGTCTTCAAGAAGACCGGCTACTCGCGGCCGCACACGATCCATTGCGGGCCGGACGGCATCTATGTGAGCACGCTGGGCGGCGGCGGCAACGACGGCACCAACGGGCCTCCAGGCGTCTTCATCATGGATTGCGAGACGTTCGAGGTCCTCGGACGATGGGAGATCGATCGCGGTCCGCAGACGCTGCACTATGACTTCTGGTGGAACCTGCCGCGCGATTACATGGTGACCAGCGAATGGGCGTTGCCGCCGCAGTTCGAGAACGGGATCGTCCCGGAGGATCTGCTGTCGAACAAATATGGTCATCGTCTCCACTTCTGGGATCTGCACGCCCGTCGCAACGTGCAAACCATCGACCTCGGTGCCAATCATCAGATGGCGCTGGAGGTGCGCCCCGCGCACGATCCGGTTCGCGAATACGGCTTCGTTGGCGTTGTGGTCGACACCACGAACCTCGAAGCATCGATCTGGACCTGGTGGCGCGAAGGCGGAAAATTCCATGCCGAGAAGACGGCGACGATCCCTCCCGAGCCCGCGCCAAAGGAGAAGCTCCCGCCGCTTCTGCAGGGATTCGGCGCCGTGCCGCCGCTGGTGACCGACATCGATTTGTCGATGGATGATCGGTTTCTCTATGTCTCGTGCTGGGGCACGGGTGAAATGCGCCAGTACGACGTGAGCGATCCGCGCCAGCCGAAGCTTGCCGGCTCCGTTCACATCGGCGGCATCGCGCGCCGGACGCCCCATCCGAACGGCAAGGCATTTGCGGCAGGTCCCCAGATGGTCGAGGTCAGTCGCGACGGCAGGCGCGTGTACTGGACCAATTCGCTCTATTCCACCTGGGATGACCAGTTCTATCCCGATGGGGTTCCGGGGGTGGAAGTGATGGCCAAGGTCGGTCGCAACGGCGGCCTCGAGCTCGACAAGGACTACTTCGTGAGCTTCCCCGACGGATATCGTGCGCACCAGATCAGGCTGGAGGGCGGCGATTGTTCGACGGATTCCTTTTGCTACCCGTCGGTCTAGATTGGGGGCACGCGAGCCCGACGCTCGGCTGGCTGTGGCTCGCTCTCGTTGCGAGCGGTCTCTATCACGGGATCAATCCGGGAATGGGATGGCCGCTCGCCGTTTCGGCCGGACTCATGGACAAGAGCCCGGGCGCGCTCTTCCGTGCGTTGTGGGCTCTGTCGGCCGGGCATCTGCTGGCAACGCTTCTGGTGCTGCTGCCATTCGCGTTCCTGCTCGTGCTGGCCGAGTGGCAGCGTTCAATCCAGTTCAGTGCGAGCCTTCTCGTCATCGGCTTCGGCGTCTACCGGCTGATCGTGCGACGCCATCCTCGTGCACTGGCACGAATTCCGCCGACGCAATTGGCGCTCTGGTCATTCGCCGTCGCCATTGCTCACGGCGCCGCCTTGATGCTCGTGCCGATCTATCTGGGGCTCTGCCAGGCCTTCGAACTCGATGCCGGCCATGAGGCCGCCGACGCGCTGATGAAGGCAAGTCTCGCCATGGCGGTGCTGGTGTCCTTGGTGCACGTTGCCGCCATGATCGGCGCCGGCGGATGTCTGGCGTGGCTGGTCTACCGCCATCTTGGACTGAGGTTCGTCTCGCGAAGCTGGTTCAATCTGGATGCAATCTGGGCGACCAGCCTCATCCTGGTCGGCGCCGTGGCACTCGCCTTCAATCTTGCGAGCTGGCGCTGAGGTCTACCGCGTCAAGGCCCATTCGCCGATGATGCGGAAGCGCGCCTTGGCATCCTCCTGCTTGAACAGCGCGAGGCGATCGATCATCAGCGCATCTAGGCCGAGCGATGCAAACCGTTGCCGCAGCATCTCGATAATCGGTCCGCGCCGCTCCGCGTCCAGCCGTCCCGTCAGCGTCATGTGGAAGCGGAATTCCTCCATCACATAAGGATAGCCCCAGCGGTCGAGATAGTCGCGCTGCCGCTCGCTCAGCTTCTCGGGCGTGCGGCGCGCACGGTCTTCCGCGGTCAGCGCTGCACGGAAAGAGTCGAAATCGCGCGTGCAATCGGCGGCGAGCTGCTGGAGCGCGCCGACCGGCTCGGCGGGAATGACGGCAATGAAGCCGCTGATGGAATCGACAACCGGGCGGATCACCGGAATGGGCCGCGCCTTCGCGGCAAATGTCGCGCAGGCCACGGCGAGGTCGGCCTCGGTCCGGTCGGGCGCCAGCGCCATCGGCGCCTTCAGCGTGGCGTGAAAGCCGTATTTGCGGGGATCGGCGCTGACGTCGCGCCAGTCGGGTGCGACCCGCAATGCGTCCGCCGGAAAGGGTAACTCGTTGCCGGAGTGGGCATCGTAGCCGAGCAAGGCGGCGCCAAAGCGCGAGAGGGCGCTGTCGGCGTCGGCGGCGTAGTAGATCGCGTAGCGGGGAAAGCCTGTCATTGCCTCAGCATAACTCGCCTAGGCCGCGATGACAGCCTCGCGCGGCGCGGCCGCCGGGCCGAGCAGCCGCGTCGCATCGGTCAGGTGCACCAGCCGCCCTGCGGCGATCACGGCGACGAGCCGCGGCCGCAGCGGCACGGTGTCGTCGACCAGCAGGATGTCGGCGCGACGTCCCTCCGCGAGCGTGCCGCGATCGACAAGGCCGGTCGCGCGCGCGGGTCCGGCGGAAACCAGACTCCAGGCTTCGGTGAGCGGCAATATGGCATCGGCGGCGAGCCGGAAGGCCGCGAGCAATTGCGCAGGATAGTAATAGTCCGACGCCAGCACGGAGCAGAGTCCCTTGGCGATCATGTCCGACGCTCTGGTCCAGCCGGTGTGGCTGCCGCCGCGCACGACGTTCGGCGCACCGTAGACGATGGCGTCGCCGTGGGCGGCGGCATCCCGCGCCGTCTCCTCGTTGATCGGAAACTCGGCGATCATCGCGCCCATGGCGCGATATTCCCGGCGCATCGCCGGCGTTCCGTCGTCGTGCGACAGCATCCGCACCTCGGCGGAACGTGCAACGGCAGCCAGCCGCGAGATCGAGGCCGGCACCTCGGCGGTGCGCGAAACCACGCGGTCGACCAGCTTGTCAAAGTCCTCGTTCGACAGTCCGGTGCGCTCCACCATGCGGTTGCGCTTGCGGGGCTTGGCCATGTCGGCAACGGTGCCGTCCATGTGGTCGTTGAAGGCGAGCAGATCGACGCGACCTTCGGCCAGCCACTGGCGGATCTCATCTTCGGCGTCGAGATTGTAGGTCTCGTGCCGGAGATGGAAGCGGGTGTCGGCGGCGAATTGCGGGCGCTGGCGCTCGATCGCCTCCATCAGGCTCCTCGCATTGTCGCCGCTGCGCAGGCCCGGCTCCCACGAACAGGTCGTGGCGTGGAACACCGTGGTGATGCCGTTGCTGATGGCCTGGCGGTCGCTGTCGGCAAGCGCAACATCGATCGGAAAGTCGACGCCGGCGCGCGGCATCATCTGCCGTTCGAAGGCATCGCCATGCAGATCGACAATGCCGGGCAGGACCAGCAGGTTGCGCGCGTCGATCGCCAGCCGCGCACGGCCGCGAGGGGCATCGATCCGTGCAATGTCCTGCCCGGACACGGCAAGCGAAGTTTCGACGAACTCGGAGCCGATCAGGGCCCGGCCGCCTTCAAGGAAAATGTCTGTCACGCGATCGCGCTTCGTTTGTTGGCAAGAGAACTGGTAGGAGAGCTGGTAAGCGAACTCGCCTGTGCTTCGTACGTCGACAGGAAATCTTCAATCCCGAGTTCACGAAAATCGGGCAGGGCCGCACGCAACTTGTCGTGATCCCAATCCCACCACGCAAGCCTGGCGAGCCGCCCGGCGATCTCTTCCGAGAACCGTCGCCGGACGATCCGCGCCGGATTACCTGCGACAATAGTATAAGCCGGCACGTCCTTGGTGACGATGGCGCCCGCCGCAATCACCGCGCCGGTGCCGATGTTGCGGCCAGGCAGCACGATCGCGCCGTGACCGATCCAGACGTCATGGCCGATATGCACGTGGTGCTGGCGCCGCCAGTCGAAGAATTCGGCGTCGTCGCTCTCGCCCGGGAAGTATGCGCTCGAGCGATAGGTGAAATGGGCCTGCGTGGCGCGCTGCATCGGATGATTGCCGGGATTGATGCGCGTCATCGCCGCGATCGAGCAGAACTTGCCGATGGTCGTGTAGGTGATCTGCGCGTCGTTCACCACGTAGGAGTAGTCGCCCATCGTCACTTCATGAAGGATCGTGCGCGCGCCGACCTCGGTATAGGCGCCGAGCCTGGTCTCGTGCAGTTTTGCCGAGGGATCGATGGTCGGTTGGACCGAAAGCATTTTGGCGACCATGTTGCATCCGAAAGATCGGGAAGGGGCGTCTGTCTTCGAGCGGCTCGATGACAATGTCATGACGTTGCGATGACAGGGGATGAGGTGTGTAGGATCGCCGCACCGCAACGCGCATGTCACACAAGTGTCAAGCGTCGGCGTTAGCGGTGGCAGCCAGCTACTCTGGAGCCCTGCATGCTGGTGGTGGAAGGTCTGACGTGCCGCTTCGGCGCAAAAGCCGCAGTGGACGACGCTTCGTTTCAAATCTCCGCCGGCGGCTTCGTCGGCGTGATCGGGCGATCCGGCGCCGGCAAGTCGACGCTGCTGCGCACGATCAACCGCCTCGTGACGCCGACGCAGGGACGCATCCTGTTCGAGGGCGTTGACGTCACCGCGCTGCGCGGCCAGGAGTTGCGACAGTGGCGGGCGCGATCGGCGATGATCTTCCAGCAATTCAACCTGGTCGGTCGGCTCGATGTGCTGACCAACGTGCTGATGGGACGTCTCGCAGCCATTCCCGTCTGGCGCTCGCTCGCGCAGGTCTGGCCCGAGCGGGACAGGGCGCTGGCGATGTCGGCGCTCGAACAGTTCGACATCGCCTCGCTCGCGGCCCAGCGCGCCGATCAACTTTCCGGCGGCCAGCAGCAGCGCGTTGCGATTGCGCGCGCACTGGTCCAGCAGCCCGACATCATCCTCGCCGACGAGCCGATCGCCTCGCTCGATCCGCGCAACACCAAAATCGTGATGGATGCGCTGCTTCGCATCAACAAGCACTTCGGCATCACCGTGCTCTGCAACCTGCATTCGCTCGATCTGGCACGCAGCTATTGCGACCGCCTGATCGGCATGGCGGCCGGTCGCGTCGTGTTCGACGGCGCGCCGTCCGCGCTGACCGATCACGTCGCGCGCGAGCTCTACGATCTCGAAGCCGCCGACGTCATGGGCGGCATGCCCGTGCCCGAGGGCGTCCCGGCGCTCGGGACTGCGGCAGCCGCCTGAGCCCGCGTTGCGTTCCAAGTTTTGCGTCAACCGACCCAACCGATGAAGAGGGGTATCATGATCACTCGCAGATTAATCCTCGCTGGCGCCGCCGTGCTGGCCTTTGCCGGATCCGCTTCCGCCGACGACTGGAAAGCCAAATATCCCGAACTGACCTTCGCGGTCGTTCCGGCCGAAAACGCCTCCGGCGTCACCGAGCGCTGGACGCCGTTCGTGGAATACCTGTCGAAGCAGCTCGGCGTGAAGGTCACGCTGCGCATTGCCAACGACTACGCCGCCGTGATCGAGGGCCAGCGCGCCGGCAACATCCAGATCGCAAGCTACGGCTCGGCCTCGTTCGCGCGCGCCCGCCTGACCGGCGTCAAGACCGACGCCTTCGCCAACGACATCAACGCCGACGGCTCGACCGGTTATTACTCGGTGTTCTTCGTCAAGGCCAGCAGCCCCTACAAGAGCGTCGATCAGCTCAAAGGCAAGAATCTCGGCCTCGTCGACCCGAACTCGACTTCCGGCAACAACGTGCCGCGCTTCGAGCTCGACAAGATGGGCATTGCTGACGCCGACGGCTATTTCAGCAAGGTCGTCTTCACGGGCAGCCATGAGAACGCGATGCTGGCGCTGGCGCAGGGCACGGTCGATGTCGCGGCCAACCAATGGACTAGCGACGACGATTCCACGCTGGCGCAGATGCTGACCAAGGGCATGCTGAAGAACGCCGACGGCTCGGCGATGAAGAAGGACGATTTCCGCATCATCCACAAGTCGGCGCCGATCATCAACGGTCCCTACGCCTACAACGCCGACCTGCCGGAGGATGCCAAGGCGGCGATCGCCAAGGCATTCTTCGATGCGCCGACCAAGGACAAGGCGGCGTTCGAGCGCCTCTCCGACGGCCAGAAGAAGG
The DNA window shown above is from Bradyrhizobium sp. CB1650 and carries:
- a CDS encoding methyl-accepting chemotaxis protein; the encoded protein is MAMFKKSVSTLLLVLMALLAVGALTSTAIQMTGAFGRYRDSLETGRLAAADKAIFQGVLSLRNNRGDAQSALLGEDDPRAKLGEAEKAEQAGYEAIATALSTIEFAGRDELASTLKQRWGEAAPQFQLFYDEAKRPRAERKMERTGSWYDAVTKVIDTANLASTAVSNRAWMNDPFIARMIQVRRLAWQVRDRYGIQCSSLRPSINTSKPLDETQKQTVAGWNGIVTAGWTGMGELLAAPDVTAELVNAAKDARAKTDGVLKQIGELTKNLDGSGRPALPAAEWNTLCQSPFALIVAVATKALDQSIARAEAVQEKALTNLVVQSLAFLLALAVTLAGVFVVRNRLVRPVRAILDAIARIGARDFATPVPQSKYPDEFGTMAAALESLRESAATAERLSQERESQQALQLARSGTVDAACRSFDDTVQAVIQSVATSAKELDATATGMRSLVSESSSQTAAVSSAAEQATNNLETIAAATEELSASVGEISAQVQASAQEARQAVAQAEQTNATVEILDQTASRIGEVVKMINAIAGQTNLLALNATIEAARAGEAGRGFAVVAGEVKSLAAQTATATEEISRQVEEIQGATGQAVAAIRSIGGAIGGIDEKMTAIAAAVEEQRAATTEISRNFQQAAQGTREVTDTIGSVANLNRETGNAGNVLFESVRKMSADADRLRDAVEGFLGAVKTA
- a CDS encoding dihydrodipicolinate synthase family protein encodes the protein MPLTPQSKVQRPYRGVFPVVPTIFNDRGELDLEGQRRCVDFMIDAGSNGLCILANFSEQFVLTDAERETVMHAVLEYVAGRVPVIVTTSHFSSAVCAARSKQAEAAGAAMVMVMPPYHGATFRVPEKGIVEFFRVLSDAITIPIMIQDAPVAGTPLSVELLARLSREFSNIRYFKIEVPFAAAKLRSLIEAGGSDIEGPWDGEEAITLLADLDAGATGAMTGGGYPDGIRQVIDPYFAGKREEAKAAYERWLPLINYENRQCGLIACKVMMQAGGVIKSDAVRHPLQPLHPATRAGLLELARERDALALRWGK
- a CDS encoding selenium-binding protein SBP56-related protein, whose translation is MTMRPDPTFHASPKLAMEAPAENFAYTLLLSPDFSKPDALAVIDAKPGSPTYSQIVHTVTMPNKGDEFHHFGWNACSSALSPLAGHAFIERRYLIIPGLRSSRIYIIDTKPDPTKAKIHKIIEPEEVFKKTGYSRPHTIHCGPDGIYVSTLGGGGNDGTNGPPGVFIMDCETFEVLGRWEIDRGPQTLHYDFWWNLPRDYMVTSEWALPPQFENGIVPEDLLSNKYGHRLHFWDLHARRNVQTIDLGANHQMALEVRPAHDPVREYGFVGVVVDTTNLEASIWTWWREGGKFHAEKTATIPPEPAPKEKLPPLLQGFGAVPPLVTDIDLSMDDRFLYVSCWGTGEMRQYDVSDPRQPKLAGSVHIGGIARRTPHPNGKAFAAGPQMVEVSRDGRRVYWTNSLYSTWDDQFYPDGVPGVEVMAKVGRNGGLELDKDYFVSFPDGYRAHQIRLEGGDCSTDSFCYPSV
- a CDS encoding DUF1045 domain-containing protein, which encodes MTGFPRYAIYYAADADSALSRFGAALLGYDAHSGNELPFPADALRVAPDWRDVSADPRKYGFHATLKAPMALAPDRTEADLAVACATFAAKARPIPVIRPVVDSISGFIAVIPAEPVGALQQLAADCTRDFDSFRAALTAEDRARRTPEKLSERQRDYLDRWGYPYVMEEFRFHMTLTGRLDAERRGPIIEMLRQRFASLGLDALMIDRLALFKQEDAKARFRIIGEWALTR
- a CDS encoding alpha-D-ribose 1-methylphosphonate 5-triphosphate diphosphatase; protein product: MTDIFLEGGRALIGSEFVETSLAVSGQDIARIDAPRGRARLAIDARNLLVLPGIVDLHGDAFERQMMPRAGVDFPIDVALADSDRQAISNGITTVFHATTCSWEPGLRSGDNARSLMEAIERQRPQFAADTRFHLRHETYNLDAEDEIRQWLAEGRVDLLAFNDHMDGTVADMAKPRKRNRMVERTGLSNEDFDKLVDRVVSRTAEVPASISRLAAVARSAEVRMLSHDDGTPAMRREYRAMGAMIAEFPINEETARDAAAHGDAIVYGAPNVVRGGSHTGWTRASDMIAKGLCSVLASDYYYPAQLLAAFRLAADAILPLTEAWSLVSAGPARATGLVDRGTLAEGRRADILLVDDTVPLRPRLVAVIAAGRLVHLTDATRLLGPAAAPREAVIAA
- a CDS encoding chloramphenicol acetyltransferase, translated to MVAKMLSVQPTIDPSAKLHETRLGAYTEVGARTILHEVTMGDYSYVVNDAQITYTTIGKFCSIAAMTRINPGNHPMQRATQAHFTYRSSAYFPGESDDAEFFDWRRQHHVHIGHDVWIGHGAIVLPGRNIGTGAVIAAGAIVTKDVPAYTIVAGNPARIVRRRFSEEIAGRLARLAWWDWDHDKLRAALPDFRELGIEDFLSTYEAQASSLTSSPTSSLANKRSAIA
- the phnC gene encoding phosphonate ABC transporter ATP-binding protein; its protein translation is MLVVEGLTCRFGAKAAVDDASFQISAGGFVGVIGRSGAGKSTLLRTINRLVTPTQGRILFEGVDVTALRGQELRQWRARSAMIFQQFNLVGRLDVLTNVLMGRLAAIPVWRSLAQVWPERDRALAMSALEQFDIASLAAQRADQLSGGQQQRVAIARALVQQPDIILADEPIASLDPRNTKIVMDALLRINKHFGITVLCNLHSLDLARSYCDRLIGMAAGRVVFDGAPSALTDHVARELYDLEAADVMGGMPVPEGVPALGTAAAA
- the phnD gene encoding phosphonate ABC transporter substrate-binding protein, with the protein product MITRRLILAGAAVLAFAGSASADDWKAKYPELTFAVVPAENASGVTERWTPFVEYLSKQLGVKVTLRIANDYAAVIEGQRAGNIQIASYGSASFARARLTGVKTDAFANDINADGSTGYYSVFFVKASSPYKSVDQLKGKNLGLVDPNSTSGNNVPRFELDKMGIADADGYFSKVVFTGSHENAMLALAQGTVDVAANQWTSDDDSTLAQMLTKGMLKNADGSAMKKDDFRIIHKSAPIINGPYAYNADLPEDAKAAIAKAFFDAPTKDKAAFERLSDGQKKGFHPATTKDWDGTIELIKFVDALRKKKAS